Within the Halobaculum limi genome, the region TTAAGTCGTTTGTGGAGCAGGTGTCAACCGAGTATCGTCACGACGGGTTCAAGTGGCGTACTCGAAGGCCGTTCTGCACGGCGACCGCCGATCGTTCGAGTGGACCGGTCGACTGCGCCGGCCACCGCGAGACGCCGGCGGCGCGGAATTGAAGTCACCTGACCGCGTACCCGCGCGTATGGACACACGAAGCGGATCGGGGGTGACGCACAGCCATTCCTGACCGTCACACTGGCGAGGACCTCACCGCCGTCGTGGCCAAGCGCGTCGACCGCGGTCACGCCGACCTGTCGGAGGTGACCGACCTCGCTCGCGCCGCCGGCTACGAGGTCGTCGCCTCGCTCACACAGACACGCGACCAGGACCCAGCCTACCACTTCGGTGAGGGGAAAGCCGACGAACTCGCGGCGTTGGTCGCCCGCGAGGACGCCGACGTCCTCATCATCGACAACGAGGTCGGCCCGTACCAGACGTTCAACATCGGGTCGAAACTCCCCGAAGGCGTCGAGGTGATCGACCGCTTCACGCTCATTCTCGACATCTTCGGGCAACGGGCACAGACTCGGAAGGCGCAACTCCAAGTCGAACTCGCGGAACTCCGGTACGAACTCCCGCGCGCCGAGGTGAAAGCCAGCCTCGCCAAACGCGACGAGCGACCGGGGTTCATGGGGCTCGGCGAGTACGACGAGTCGCGCGAACGCGACATCAAGTCGCAGATCAGTCGGATCAAAGACGAACTCGACGCTATCGCTGAGACCGAAGAGAAGCGCCGCGAGCAACGGCGCGAATCCGGCTTCGATCTGGTCGCACTCGCGGGGTACACGAACGCCGGGAAGTCGACCCTCCTTCGGCGTCTCGCGGACGACCTCGACGTCGAGGAGAACGCCGAACGCCACCCGGACTTGGACTCGACGGCCGAGTCGCGTGACCAACTGTTCACGACGCTGGGGACCACAACTCGTCGCGCGAACACGGGCAAGCGAGACGTCCTCTTGACGGACACAGTCGGGTTCATCTCGGATCTACCCCACTGGCTGGTGGAGTCGTTCAAGTCGACGCTCGACTCCGTGTACCACGCGGATTTGGTCTTGCTCGTCGTCGACGCCAGCGAGTCCGTCGAGGAGATGCGCGAGAAACTCGTCACCTCCCACGACACGCTGTACGAACGCAACGAGGCACCGATCGTCACGGTGTTCAACAAGGCCGACCGCCTGAACGACGACGAACTCCGGCGCAAGCGGGAGGCGTTGTCGGCGCTCGCGCCAAACCCCGTCTGCGTCTCCGGGTTGATGGGGACGCACATCGACACGCTGTGTGAGCGTGTCGAGGCGGAACTCCCGGAGTGGAAGCGTGAACGACTCTTGTTGCCCCTGTCCGACGACGCGATGAGTCTCGTCGCGTGGATTCACGACAACGGCCACGTCGAACGTGAGGAGTACGACGGCCAGCAGGTCGATATCGAGTTCGAGGCACCGCCGTCGGTCGTCGAACGGGCACGGTCGCAGGCCGCCGAGGTCGAACGCGACGCCGCACCCGAATCCGTCGAGTCGGCCTAGCCGGCCGATAACGGGTGGTGTGCTCGGTTTCGAGACCGCCGATATGGCAGTTATCCAGGGCGTACCAAAGGGTAGTGGGTGTGTTCTCGGTCGTGATGCACGACCAGTTGTACCACGTGGTCTGTCGTGACTGCCCGACCGAATCGCTCCGCCCGTCGAAGGAAGCCGCCGTCGAAGCGGCCACTGACCACGCGGACGACGCCGACCACGACGTGTCCGTCGGCCGCGTCCACTGACCGGTCGCTCCTGCAGGCAGGTCGGACCGACCGAGGTTAGTACCGGCCGGCCGTGGCCCGCGTATGGACGACGCCTCGGACGCCGACACGAGCGACTGCGACCGCTTCGAGACCTGCGTCGACGCCGCCGAATCCGGCGGCCGTGTCGCACTCGACTCCTTCCGTTCGGATCTGGTGGTGGAAGCGAAGGGCGACGACCCACTGGACGCGGTGACGGCGGTGGATCGGGCAGTGCAAGACCACGTCTTCTCGGTGATCGGAGACCGCTATCCCGACGACGCGGTCGTCGGCGAGGAAGACGACGCGCTGAAATCCGTCCCCGAGTCGGGCGTCGCGTGGGTCGTCGACCCAATCGACGGGACAGTCAACTACGTCGGCGGCAACAGGGTGTGGATGACGAGCGTCGCCGTCTGTCGCGACGGCGACCCGGTCGCAGCGGCGAACTACGCGCCAGCGGTCGACGACCTGTACGTCGCGAGCGACGGAGCGGCGACCCGAAACGGCGAGCCAATCACGGTCAGTGAGACGACCGATCCGGCCGCGTTCACGATCAATCCGCTGTTCGGCGTCTCACGCCCCCACCGACGCGAACTCGCTGGCGTCGTGGAGACGATACTCGACGAGTTCGGTGATCTCCGGCGGTTCGGCTGTGCACAGGCGGCGCTGTCGGGCGTCGCGGCGGGCGAACTCGACGCCACGGTGTCGACGGTCGAACTCAACGACTGGGACACCGCGGCAGGCGTTCACATCCTCAGACAGGCAGGCGGCCGAGCGACGGACATATCCGGCGAGCGCTGGCGACCCGGTTCGGAGGGGCTGATCGCTTCAAACGACGAGGCACACGAGGAACTGGTCGCGGCGTTCGACGCGACCTAACAGAATACTGGAACAGCGTCGGCGACGCTGTCACGCCGGGCGTCGTAGTTTACCGAAGCGACTCGACGACGCGGAGGAGGTCGGATTTCTCCTGGACGCCGACGAGGCGTTCGGCCTCCTCGCCGCCCTCGAAGAACTGCAGCGCCGGGATACCGCGGACGCCGGCTTCGCTCGCGAGGCCCTGGAACTGGTCGACGTCGACCTTCAGCACGGTGAGGTCCTCCTCCTCGGCGGCGAGTTCCTTCACCGTCGGCTCCAGCATCTTGCACGGCCCGCACCAGTCGGCGTAGTAGTCCACGAGGACGATGCCTTCGCTGGTCAACTCGCGGAACTGCTCTTCGCTCTCGACGTGAATTGGCTCCCCTGCTGGAGTCTGACTGCTCATCGGTTCCCTATTGGGGAGTCCCCGTGATACCGACGCTGTCGCCGACGACCCCGCAGAGACGTGGCTCCAGCGGAGCGGAACTGGCGAACAGGCGACTGGGACCGCCGTCCGCCGGTGTGTCGCGCACCCGCTACCCGACGGACGCTGCTGTCAGCGCACGGACGAGGTGGTCTCGGTTCCGTACTTCAACGTTCGTACGAGAGGAGGACGCCGTCGTCGACGCGCTCCACGTCGACGAGGTTGAGGCGGGGGAAGTCGTCGACGAACCCCTCGCCGTCCGCGAGCGTGGGGGCCTCGCGGCCGCCGATCACGAGCGATCCGACGTACAGCGTGAGTTCGTCGACGAGGTCGGCGTCAAACAGCGAGAAGATGACCTCGCCGCCGCCCTCGACCATCGTTCGCTCGACGCCCTCCGATTCGAGGGCGTCGAACGCCACCCCGAAGTCGACGCGACCATCGTCGCCGCCGACGGCAAGCACCTCCGCGCCAGCCTCGCGGAGTTCGTCGAGTCGGTCGGGGTCGGCGCGGTCGCTCACGAGGAGGTAGGTGGTCGCTTCGTCGTCGAGAATCCGCGCGTCCGTCGGCGTCCGGGCGCGAGAGTCGGCGACGACGCGGGCGGGATTGCCGGACCGACCCGCGCGAAGTCGTTGTACGCGGCGGTCCTCCTCGTCGAGCGTGAGGTGCGGGTCGTCCGCGAGGACAGTGCCGACGCCCACGAGGACGGCGTCGGCGGCCGCGCGAATCCGGTCGACGCGGTCGAAGTCGGCGTCGCCGCTGATACGGACTTGCTCGCGACGTCGTGAGGAGAGTTTGCCGTCGACGGAGACGGCGGCGTTGACGTGGACGTACACAGGGTCCGAATCGGTCAGTTCTGACGGTAGCCGAGCGGCTTCTTCTGTTCGAGTTCGATCTCGACGTGGACGGAGTCGGGGAAGTCCATGTGGCCGACCTCACGGGCGATATGATCGTTGCCGTGGATCTCCAGTCGGCGTGCGAACACGTCGAACGACCACTCGCCGAGCGTGTCGCCCGAGGAGAGACCCTCGTACAGCGGGACGGTCACCCGTTCGGCGGGTTCGGTGTGGGGACCCTTGCACTCGGCTCCCTTTCGTTCGAGCATCTCCCGGATTCCGTTCACCGTGTCGTCCAGTGCGGCCCGGTCGCCGCTCTGGAATCGGAGTTTAGTTACGAAGGTCATAGGCTGGGGGTCTACCACGACTGATTAGCCGGAGCGTCAAAAGCGCATCTACCCGTTGGTGGTTCGTGGCTCGGTCGCACACCGTGCTCACGGTGACGTGCAAAACCAGCGATCCTGGACCGCCTGAAACTGGGTTGTCGCGAGGAGCGAGGCGGTGCCTGCAGTCGATTCCGTCGGGGACCACTGGTGGCATCGCTGGGGTCGTGGCTCCGACATACTCTTGAACCGGGGTGGCTTACCAATCGCCAATGCCGGTCGAAGCGACTAGCGCTGGAGCCATCCTCTTCCGCGACACCCGCGGTCGCAGGGAGTACTTACTCCTGAAGAGCCGACCCGGGGACTGGGAGTTCCCGAAAGGCGGGGTCGAGGGCGAAGAGGAACTTCAGCAGACGGCGATCAGAGAAGTGACCGAGGAGGCAGGAGTCGAAGACTTCCGCCTCATCGACGGCTTCCGCAAGGAGTACGACTACGTGTTCGAGGCGGGCGGCAACACCATCCACAAGACGGTGCACCTGTTCATCGCTCACTCGTTCGAAGCCTCCGCGGAACTGTCGACCGAACACCGTGACCTGCAGTGGCGCGACTACGAGCAAGCGCTCAACACCATCACGCAGGACGGCCCCCGCGACATCCTCCGCGAGGCACACGACTACCTCGACGAGTTGCAGGCGACCGACGCCGACGGCTACATGCTCAACACCGGAGACTGACGCGGCCCGTCCTCGCCCCCGCGGTCCGATGTTCCAACCGCTCGACGACGAGCGACCGCCCCGACACCGAAACCGGTTAGTCCGGTTCTCCCCCAGCGCAGGACGTGTTTCCGGGTGCTGGCGACAGCGAGTTCGCGTTCGAACTCCTCGTGAGTCGGTGGGCCGAACTCGCGTGGCATCCGAGCGACGGCGCTCGCCCGGTCGTCGTCGCGCGCCAACTCGGCACCCGCGAGCGCCGGTGGGACACGGTCGTCCTCGAAGTCGACCCCGAGGCGTTCGCCGTGCGACGACGGTTCGGCGACCGTGGCCTCGACTCGGACCTACTACGGATCGTTCAGAGCGCACCGGCCGAGTTCGCGTGGTACCGCGACGCCGTCGACGACCCCGGGTTCCCGTGGCGCTATGTCCGCGAGGCCGTCCACCGCGCGGCCGCCCGTGACCTCGTCGAGAAACGGAGCGGGCAAAACGGCCGCATCGAGTTCCGGCGCGTGCGCGAGTACCCCGACTGGGTCGAGCGTATCGTCGCCATCGAGAACAAGCCCGACTTGGACGCCAGCGCGGCCGCGGCGCTCGCGGACCAACTGCAGTACGACGTCGAGTCGGGGCTCGCGGACGAGGTGTGGGTCGCAACTGCCGCGACAGGTGAGCGCGTCTCGCCCGCGTTGCTGGAGGATATCCCCGTTGAGGTCGGGGTGTTAGAGTTCGACTTCGCCGCCGGCGTCGACGCCGACACCGCCGAGGTGGTGTGGCATCCGACGACGCTCGATTCCGACCCCGAGAACCGAACGCGGCGACTGCTCGCCGAACGCGGCTACGGGAAGGGGTGGCGCTCGTTCACCGAGACGATGCGCCCGGACTGCCGCCACTTCGAACTTCGACGCGAGGGGCGGGCGCTCGTCCCGTACTGCGCGGCCAAAGAGCGCGTGCCGACGGCCGCCGAGTGTAAGGGGAGTTGTGGCGAGTTCTCACCGGAACCGCCGACGTGGCGAACCGGCGGATGGCCCGTCGAGGGAGGGCCTGGAAAGGGGATTCGGGCGCTGTTGGAACGGCGGCGAGAACGGGAGCGGGAGTGTGCGAGCAGAGAGACCCAATCGTCGAAGCAGCGGTGAACCGCATCCGCTGTGGACGAGATAACTGACAGACGGCAGTAACTACTTCCCGCTCTGGTTGTGAGTACGGTCGTGTCAGCAGACGACTCCCTCCTCGTCCAGCGACTTCGTGCAGCCGACACCGACTCGCTCCGTGCGGAAGCACGAACGCTCCTCCCTCCGTTGGCGTATCTATTCGCCCTCTCGTTCGCGATCAGTGTGGACAGGCCGCCGCTCTCGAATCTCAACCTCACCGCACCGGTTGGGATGGCGCTCTACTACCAACTCACGTGGCTGTTTCACTTGACGCTCGCCGTCGGCGTCGCCGCCGCGGTCCGTCGTGGAGTCGCCCGCCACCGGTTCGTGCTCGGCGTCGTGACTGTGGTCGCCGCCGTCAACCTGAACGCCGCCGTAGACTTCGCCGGCCGCCTCGGTCCAATTCCGCTCGGTGACAAACTCGCAATCTACGCGAGGTCCGCGCTCGTGTCGGTTCCACTTTCGATTGTGTTCTCGGTGCCACCGATCGTCGTCGGGTACGGAATCGCCCGTCTCCTCGACCGCTGAGTCTTACGCCTCGGCTTCGGAGACGACCTCGACCTCCTCACGAGGGACGGCGAGTTTGAACGTCGGCACCGTCCGGTAGATGACCTCGACGACGTTCTTTCGACGGAGGCTCTGGAGGGCGCGACGCACGTCGCCCGCCTCGGGGTCGACGCCGAACTCCTCGCGCACCTTGTTCAACACGGAGACGACCGACTCCGAGCGCTCGTCGTGGTCGGCGACGACGCGGAACACCTGCGCGTGGAGTTCCGGCACCGTGATTCGTTCGGGGACGGCGTTGGGGTCGTCCTCGTCGTCGACGACGCCGGGTTCGACACCAGTCAACTCGGCGGCCTCCGCGGTCGCGCGGATGAGGCTGTTGTCGTCGCGGTAGTAGTAGTCCTTCAGGTGGCCTTCGAGGTAGCCGTGGACGTCGCTCCCGCTGTCCATTCCCCACCGCTCACCGAGTTCGCTGTTCTTCGTCGGCTGGAGGCGCACGACGTCGCCGAGGCGCTCCAGTTCCTCGTCGGTGAGGTCGCTCATCGGGAGACGATTCCGGGTCGGAGTATTTGGGCCTCCCGGTTCCGCGAGTCGGCGTCGCCTCACCCGAGGAGTAACGACAGACAGCACACCGACCCACCGGCCTTCTGGAACTCGCCGGTGTCGAGCGGAACTGGCGTGAAGCCTGCCGCCTGAAGCCGACGCTCCGTCTCGGGGTTGCCGCTCGCGAGGAGGACGTGGTCGTCGTCGACGCAGTGGCAGTTGCACGCGAGGCCGCCGGTCGCTTCGTGTTCGGGCACCTCGATGACGCGGTCGAACAGGGCGTCGATGCGCGCACGCCCGGCGGCCGTGAACGCCTCGGGAACGATGAGCGCTGTGTCCTCGGTCAACGGCGCGAAACAGACGTCGAGGTGGTAGTAGTGGGGGTCGGACAGTTCCAGCGTGACGACTGGCGTGTCGAGTAGCGCCGCGAGTTCGTCGTACGCCGCCCGCTCGGTCCGCACGCCGTACCCACCCCACAGCAGTCGCCGGCCGGGGTGCCAGATGGCGTCGCCGGTGCCCTCGAACGCGGCGGTGGTCGACAGCGACTCCACCTCGTAGCCGTCGTCGAGCGCCCACCGCTGGAAGTGCTGTGGCTCGCCAGCGCGTTCGTCGGTCGCCATCTGCGCGAGGACGACGCCCCCGCCGTCGGCCGTCGGGACGGCGAGGTTCGCGGCGAACACCAGATCCGGGAGCAGGGATACCGGTACGTCCGGCACGGCGCCGTCGCTCGCGGGCCAAATCTCGTCGGGGTCGACGATGCGCACTCGGTTGGCGTACCGTTCGTACGCCCGCCGGACGTTCATCCACTGGTCGAGCGCCCGCCCCGGAACGACGCGCCCCCCCATGTACGGGTTGATGCGGTAGCGGACCGCGAAGTGCGTCGGCGACACGAGGAGGACCGTCTCGTGGTCGGGGCGCGACGGGAGGTCCGAGCGGTCGAGCGTCAGCGGGGTTCGATCGTCGTACACGCGATGTGCGATCGTCGACATTCGACGCAGTACGACCGTTTGGGATATAGTAACACACCGAATATCCGAACGTCTGCACCAACTCGACGCTGTATAACTGGACGAACAGCCGGTTCTACTCGCTCTGCTCCCCGACCCGTACGCCTTTCTCCGTTCCCCGAGACGGGGGAGCCATGACGGACTGGGAGACGATCCGATACGAGGTGGACGACGAGGTGGCGACGGTCACGGTCGACCGACCGGACAAACTCAACTCGCTGAACGTCGCGACGCTCGAAGCTCTGCAGGACGCCATCGCACAGGCCGAGGACGACGACGTTCGAGCGCTCGTGCTCACGGGCGCGGGCGAGAAGGCGTTCATCGCCGGCGCGGACATCAGTTATATGAAAGACCTCGACACGCCGGAGGCGCAGGCGTACGCCGAACTCGGTCACGACGTGGCGCGGTCGCTGGAGACGTTCCCGGCCCCCACCATCGCGGCGGTGAACGGCTACGCGTTCGGCGGCGGCTGTGAACTCGCGCTGGCGTGTGACCTGCGCGTGGCCGCAGAGAACGCCGTCTTCGGGCAGACCGAGATTGACTTGGGTATCGTTCCGGGGTGGGGCGGCACCCAACGGCTTCCGCGCCTCGTCAACGACGAGGTGGCCCGCAGACTCATCCTGTTCGGCGACCGCATCGACGCAACCGACGCCCACGAGTACGGGATGGTCGGCGAGGTGGTCGCCCACGACCAACTCGATGCTCGAATCGACGACCTCACCGCCGACTTGGCCGCCCAGCCGAAGTTCGCGGTCGCCGCGGCGAAAGAGGCTATCAACGCGGCCCACGAGACGAGTCTCGAATCCGGCCTCACCTACGAGAAGCGCGTGTTCTCGGGGCTGTTCGGGACGCACGACCAGCGTGAGGGGATGGATGCGTTCGTGAACAAGCGCGATCCCGAGTTCGAGTAGGCAGCGTCGCCGGAATCGGCGGTACGTTTTCGTCGCTGTACGTAAACTGTCACCGTAGCACATGGTGGCCGAGGGATGAGCGGGGCACACGGGAGTCGCTCACCAGCAACGAATCTCGGGTTGCTGGACGCGACGATGATCGGCATCGGCGCGATGATCGGCGCGGGCATCTTCGT harbors:
- the trxA gene encoding thioredoxin; the encoded protein is MSSQTPAGEPIHVESEEQFRELTSEGIVLVDYYADWCGPCKMLEPTVKELAAEEEDLTVLKVDVDQFQGLASEAGVRGIPALQFFEGGEEAERLVGVQEKSDLLRVVESLR
- a CDS encoding DUF5787 family protein, which codes for MFPGAGDSEFAFELLVSRWAELAWHPSDGARPVVVARQLGTRERRWDTVVLEVDPEAFAVRRRFGDRGLDSDLLRIVQSAPAEFAWYRDAVDDPGFPWRYVREAVHRAAARDLVEKRSGQNGRIEFRRVREYPDWVERIVAIENKPDLDASAAAALADQLQYDVESGLADEVWVATAATGERVSPALLEDIPVEVGVLEFDFAAGVDADTAEVVWHPTTLDSDPENRTRRLLAERGYGKGWRSFTETMRPDCRHFELRREGRALVPYCAAKERVPTAAECKGSCGEFSPEPPTWRTGGWPVEGGPGKGIRALLERRRERERECASRETQSSKQR
- a CDS encoding DUF5797 family protein, encoding MSDLTDEELERLGDVVRLQPTKNSELGERWGMDSGSDVHGYLEGHLKDYYYRDDNSLIRATAEAAELTGVEPGVVDDEDDPNAVPERITVPELHAQVFRVVADHDERSESVVSVLNKVREEFGVDPEAGDVRRALQSLRRKNVVEVIYRTVPTFKLAVPREEVEVVSEAEA
- a CDS encoding bis(5'-nucleosyl)-tetraphosphatase, which codes for MPVEATSAGAILFRDTRGRREYLLLKSRPGDWEFPKGGVEGEEELQQTAIREVTEEAGVEDFRLIDGFRKEYDYVFEAGGNTIHKTVHLFIAHSFEASAELSTEHRDLQWRDYEQALNTITQDGPRDILREAHDYLDELQATDADGYMLNTGD
- a CDS encoding uS10/mL48 family ribosomal protein → MTFVTKLRFQSGDRAALDDTVNGIREMLERKGAECKGPHTEPAERVTVPLYEGLSSGDTLGEWSFDVFARRLEIHGNDHIAREVGHMDFPDSVHVEIELEQKKPLGYRQN
- a CDS encoding enoyl-CoA hydratase/isomerase family protein, whose product is MTDWETIRYEVDDEVATVTVDRPDKLNSLNVATLEALQDAIAQAEDDDVRALVLTGAGEKAFIAGADISYMKDLDTPEAQAYAELGHDVARSLETFPAPTIAAVNGYAFGGGCELALACDLRVAAENAVFGQTEIDLGIVPGWGGTQRLPRLVNDEVARRLILFGDRIDATDAHEYGMVGEVVAHDQLDARIDDLTADLAAQPKFAVAAAKEAINAAHETSLESGLTYEKRVFSGLFGTHDQREGMDAFVNKRDPEFE
- a CDS encoding inositol monophosphatase family protein, whose product is MDDASDADTSDCDRFETCVDAAESGGRVALDSFRSDLVVEAKGDDPLDAVTAVDRAVQDHVFSVIGDRYPDDAVVGEEDDALKSVPESGVAWVVDPIDGTVNYVGGNRVWMTSVAVCRDGDPVAAANYAPAVDDLYVASDGAATRNGEPITVSETTDPAAFTINPLFGVSRPHRRELAGVVETILDEFGDLRRFGCAQAALSGVAAGELDATVSTVELNDWDTAAGVHILRQAGGRATDISGERWRPGSEGLIASNDEAHEELVAAFDAT
- the hflX gene encoding GTPase HflX, whose amino-acid sequence is MAKRVDRGHADLSEVTDLARAAGYEVVASLTQTRDQDPAYHFGEGKADELAALVAREDADVLIIDNEVGPYQTFNIGSKLPEGVEVIDRFTLILDIFGQRAQTRKAQLQVELAELRYELPRAEVKASLAKRDERPGFMGLGEYDESRERDIKSQISRIKDELDAIAETEEKRREQRRESGFDLVALAGYTNAGKSTLLRRLADDLDVEENAERHPDLDSTAESRDQLFTTLGTTTRRANTGKRDVLLTDTVGFISDLPHWLVESFKSTLDSVYHADLVLLVVDASESVEEMREKLVTSHDTLYERNEAPIVTVFNKADRLNDDELRRKREALSALAPNPVCVSGLMGTHIDTLCERVEAELPEWKRERLLLPLSDDAMSLVAWIHDNGHVEREEYDGQQVDIEFEAPPSVVERARSQAAEVERDAAPESVESA
- a CDS encoding dimethylarginine dimethylaminohydrolase family protein; this translates as MSTIAHRVYDDRTPLTLDRSDLPSRPDHETVLLVSPTHFAVRYRINPYMGGRVVPGRALDQWMNVRRAYERYANRVRIVDPDEIWPASDGAVPDVPVSLLPDLVFAANLAVPTADGGGVVLAQMATDERAGEPQHFQRWALDDGYEVESLSTTAAFEGTGDAIWHPGRRLLWGGYGVRTERAAYDELAALLDTPVVTLELSDPHYYHLDVCFAPLTEDTALIVPEAFTAAGRARIDALFDRVIEVPEHEATGGLACNCHCVDDDHVLLASGNPETERRLQAAGFTPVPLDTGEFQKAGGSVCCLSLLLG
- a CDS encoding 2,5-diamino-6-(ribosylamino)-4(3H)-pyrimidinone 5'-phosphate reductase; the encoded protein is MYVHVNAAVSVDGKLSSRRREQVRISGDADFDRVDRIRAAADAVLVGVGTVLADDPHLTLDEEDRRVQRLRAGRSGNPARVVADSRARTPTDARILDDEATTYLLVSDRADPDRLDELREAGAEVLAVGGDDGRVDFGVAFDALESEGVERTMVEGGGEVIFSLFDADLVDELTLYVGSLVIGGREAPTLADGEGFVDDFPRLNLVDVERVDDGVLLSYER